The Thalassotalea nanhaiensis genome has a window encoding:
- a CDS encoding DNA-directed RNA polymerase subunit alpha, with amino-acid sequence MQGSVTEFLKPKLVGIENLSDTRAKVTLEPLERGFGHTLGNALRRILLSSMPGCAVTEVEIDGVLHEYSSKEGVQEDIIEILLNLKGLAVGLEGKTEAVLTLTKSGEGPVTAADIQHDGDVTIANPAHVICNLTGDGSISMRIKIEMGRGYVPASIRRNAEEEERAIGRLLVDASFSPVERIAYDVDSARVEQRTDLDKLVIDMETNGTLDPEEAIRRASTILAEQLDAFVDLRDVKEVEPEEVKPAFDPILLRPVDDLELTVRSANCLKAEAIQYIGDLVQRAEVELLKTPNLGKKSLTEIKDVLASRGLSLGMRLENWPPESIADND; translated from the coding sequence ATGCAGGGTTCTGTAACCGAATTCCTAAAGCCGAAATTAGTAGGTATTGAAAACCTATCTGATACGCGTGCAAAGGTAACTTTAGAGCCACTAGAACGTGGTTTTGGTCATACTTTAGGTAACGCACTACGTCGTATCCTACTTTCTTCAATGCCAGGTTGTGCAGTGACAGAAGTAGAAATTGACGGTGTATTGCATGAATACAGTAGTAAAGAAGGTGTTCAAGAAGACATCATCGAAATTCTGTTAAACCTTAAAGGTTTGGCTGTTGGTTTAGAAGGCAAAACTGAAGCAGTTTTAACTTTAACTAAGTCGGGTGAAGGCCCTGTAACGGCCGCTGATATACAGCATGATGGTGATGTAACAATCGCTAATCCTGCTCACGTAATCTGTAATTTAACAGGTGACGGTTCTATCAGCATGCGCATCAAGATAGAAATGGGACGTGGTTACGTTCCAGCATCTATTCGTCGCAATGCCGAGGAAGAAGAGCGTGCAATTGGTCGTTTATTAGTTGACGCATCTTTCAGTCCTGTTGAAAGAATTGCTTATGACGTAGACTCGGCTCGTGTTGAGCAGCGTACTGACTTAGATAAACTAGTTATCGACATGGAAACTAACGGTACGTTAGATCCAGAAGAGGCGATTCGTCGTGCATCAACAATTCTAGCTGAACAGTTAGATGCGTTTGTTGACTTACGCGATGTTAAAGAAGTTGAACCGGAAGAAGTTAAACCTGCTTTCGATCCAATTTTACTTCGTCCAGTTGATGACTTAGAACTAACAGTTCGTTCAGCCAACTGTTTAAAAGCAGAAGCGATTCAGTACATTGGTGATTTAGTACAGCGTGCAGAAGTAGAACTTCTTAAAACACCTAATTTAGGTAAGAAGTCTCTAACTGAAATCAAAGACGTGTTAGCGTCTCGTGGCTTATCTCTAGGCATGCGCCTAGAAAACTGGCCACCTGAAAGCATTGCTGATAACGACTAA
- the rplQ gene encoding 50S ribosomal protein L17: MRHRKSGRQLNRNSSHRQAMFRNMASSLVKHGVIKTTVAKAKELRRVVEPLITLAKTDSVANRRLAFARTRDQEVVGLLFSDLGPRYQERPGGYTRILKCGFRTGDKAPMAYIELVDRPVTEEVIEDVEEVSAEA; the protein is encoded by the coding sequence ATGCGCCATCGTAAAAGCGGCCGCCAGTTAAACCGTAATAGCAGTCATCGCCAGGCGATGTTCCGCAATATGGCAAGTTCACTAGTTAAGCACGGTGTTATTAAAACTACTGTAGCTAAAGCTAAAGAACTACGTCGCGTTGTTGAGCCATTAATTACATTGGCTAAAACAGATAGCGTTGCAAATCGTCGTTTGGCATTTGCTCGTACACGCGACCAAGAAGTAGTTGGTTTATTATTCAGCGATCTAGGTCCTCGTTACCAAGAACGTCCAGGTGGTTACACTCGCATTTTAAAATGTGGTTTCCGTACTGGTGATAAAGCACCTATGGCTTATATTGAGCTTGTTGACCGTCCAGTAACTGAAGAAGTTATTGAAGACGTTGAAGAAGTTTCAGCAGAAGCATAA